A stretch of DNA from Methanogenium sp. S4BF:
GCTGTTTGACTAATGCGCTGGTATGAAAACCATTCTTTTTTCATGCGTATAGCTCCCTGGAGAGATGCTGCAGGAATGAATCTCATGGAGAAATGAAAGGATTGATCTGGAATTCAATGCGAATAAAGTGTGATAATAATCCCTCACCCGCACTTCTGGTTCATCGCAGAGTTTCATCAGTGCGTCCAGCCGTCGAAGATGCGGTGCTGTATTCTCACCACTGCAGTTATCGCTTCCGACTCACACTCTTTTGGGACAAATATCCGAATAAAGGTCTATTGGCTACTAAATTGAGATTATCCGGGACATTTAGCCCAGAAAATTGTAACCACACCGAAGCCCGGGTGGGCAGTTCTCAACCGGAGATGGTTTATAGATCCTTCAAACTATCTGTCAATAGCGACCGTTCAGTACTTCGCACTCCGCCATATTTTCAGCAAATAAATGACATTGCGACCCTGTTTTTCAGGCAGTAAAAATGAGCGGAAAATACGTCCTTTCCCCTCCCGATTCCCCGAAACAGGGGGTCGGAGAGGGTAAGAAGGAGGGGTACAAAAACAGATATGGAGTATATAGTATAGTCCTCGTTTCTGATGTTCATCCGGCCCGGGTTTTATCACATCCAATTTTCACTATGCACATTTTCCACACGAAAACACGTTTTCTCTCGTTTTGCGGCATTTCTACAGAGCACTGTTATCCTACTGAAACGGAAACCTCACCTCTCTCCATGCCTTCTCCAGCAGAGTGGCATAGTAGGAGTAATCCGGGCTCTCTGCTCTCCACCCGGGTACAACCATCTTTTTACCGGCGTCCTGCACCAGATATTGTACATCCATCCCCGGTTCCGGAGTCACTCCTTCGGCGCGATACATCCGGACAACCGCAGCAGAGATGGAGTGGTTCTGGTATGCCGTCTTACTCAGCCGGCGGTGTATCACAAACGAGGAGGGCGGAGCGTCTGTCATGGTGTCACGGTACGAGCGGTAGAGTGCCGTCACCTTCTCTTCGCACTCCGCCAGTTCATCCGGTGAGGCGGCATCTGCCATCAGGGAGAAGCAGGCCTCCTGCATCGCACGGACATACGGAGGGGTATCCCGCCGCTGTGCCATGACACCCCGGATTTTCATGGTGCCGTCTGTGAGGCGCCCGAAGTAGTTGGTGTATGACCCGGTGCCGTCGTTTTGCGGGAGGAAGACCAGCCAGTCATAATCTTCCCGTTCTGTGGGAATGCCGGTCACCTCTTCGATGCGTTTTTTTAAGTCTGCGGCATCCCCGCCCTGCACCCAGAGGCAGTCAACGATGCCGTGCAGGACCGTGTATCCCATCTCCTCTGCCATCCGTTTCACCGACCCGAGGATATCTGCAGAGATGGCAGTTATCATCTCATGCATTTCAATGCGTCCGAACCGGGCATTCTTGTACCCGGTGTACCCGAAACAGGTGACCAGCATCCATTTGAGGACGGCGTCCATGCCTGCATACCGGGGGTCTTCGTGCTTTTTCGCTTTCATTGCAATTCTGAAATCCAGCAGGGGTGCGATCACTGATGGCAGAAAACCCGGCCTTTTGGGATCTGCCAGTGTTTCGGGGGATATGTTGTAGTTCACGATGATGGACGGGTAAAATGATGTGAAGTCAATCTGGGTGGCTGGTCCGTACAGGCCGGGCACCGGCTGGAGAATCAGCCCGCCGCGGTCGTCCAGCCGCACGTCCCTGCAGCTGCGGGTGGCCTCTGCATCATTTTTGCGGAACGGCACGGCGATGCCCCGCTTGAGGGCCTCAGAGCATTCGTAGGAGGAGATGATGGTGCCCGGCGTAAACCGGCTGGTCAGGTTGGGCGGAATGCCCGTGAGGCGTGATGCCAGAAGCACTCCTGCAAGCCCCCCGGTGCGGTACATAAAGCTCGCATCAGTATCGATGAGCACTCTTCCCTCCGGGATGAGCGCCGGCGGGCGGTGCCGCATCTGGCCGTAACTGGTGTAGGACATTTCCCGCAGTCTCCGGTACCGGCCGGTTCTGCTCAAAGCACAGGGAATGCCTGCCTTCTCTGCTGCCACAAGTATTCGTTCAGCCCACCGGTCAATGCCGTGGAAGAGCAGCAGGTCAGGGTCTTCATCGGTGATGACCGTGAAGAGATCATGGACGACAGCCGTTTCACTGCCGCGAAGCAGATGGCTGCGGCGGCCGGTTACCTGCACATCGGTAAGGGTGCGTGCGGTCTCCGGTCGCCCGGCAGGGCATATGGTGATGGTGGTGAGGGGATGGGCGGTATCTGCGGTAAACGGGCTTTCTCTTCCGGTACTGCACGGCATACATCCTTTGGCTGCACAGTAGAGCTGTTCTTTTCGCAGATCGACATTATAGAGGGCGGCACGGAACTGTGTCTGGCGTTCGATGGCCTCTGCGACATCCCGCGGAGCATAGATGCGGTAGCCCTCCTCGTTCCCGTAGATGGTCCGGAATGTGCACGGGGATGCACCATACTCCTCGGTGAGGGCGTCCACCATCTCCCAGTGGGCTGTCTCATCGGGAAGTGCACAGTAGAACGGCGGCCGGAACTCGCGGGTGAGGGACTCTCTGCACCCGCCGGTCTTTGTCCAGAGGGTGATTCTCCCGGGAGAGGGTACGATGTCAAAGATCCACGGTTCTGTGGGTGTCACTGCCAGTCCCCGTCCCAGAGGTGCCGCTGTGCACTGCGCCTGCCGGTATCAGCTGTTTCCTTTTTTTTACTGCGTTCGTGCACTGCTGCAGGCCATGTCTCTTTCTCCGGCACATGCACAACAGAGTGTGCCGCAGGCGCCATCGCGGCAATATATGCATCCCACTTCCGGGCGATCAGAAGGACGGCTGCATCCTCTGCCTTCTCCCTGCAGAGCCGGCCAACAGGTTCGGCCGTCTCCGGTGCGTCGGTATAGACCGAGCGGTCATGCTCGATGATGATGCATGATTCATAGGCCTCTGAGAGGATGGTGAGGTACTGGTAGGCGGTGAGCGCCCTCCGGACACTGAACCGTGCATGTTTCCGGTCGACTGCGGTCAGGACGGGAGGGTAGTTCCCGCTGACATACAGGGTCTTTCGCCGCTCTTCCTGCAGAATTTGTATGACTGCGGGCACCAGATCGGTGTATGGTGCAACGGCGATGCAGAAGCAGCCTTCCGGCAGTGAGCGCGCCTGTGCAAGGTCATGATGCATTGTGCTACCGGTTGGGCGCCTGCAGGATATTACTCTCCTGCGGGGGCGGTGTGAAAATGAATGTGCGGGATGTGGTGCTGTACCCGTTGTCAGGGGGTGGAGAAGAAATGATTTTTTATTTCGCTCTTTCTTGTTGATCAGATTTGGAGCAAGGGAGGGGGGGAAACCCTCCCTTGCCTTTCAATTCCCGAGAAATAATTACCTCATCGGAACAGAGATGAGCTATATTTTTTAACCCATACAGAATGGCGAAGACCCAAAAAAGGTGAATACCGGAGATCAGGTCAATGGGGATGCGCCAAAAAAAGAAGAAATAATATGCTGATTTCAGGCAAACGGGCTGTCCTGTTTCAGTGCTGCAAGGAGGAGGCTGACCCCTGCCTCCACGTCACCAATGTCAACGACCTCTACCGGGGAATGGATGTAGCGGGCGGGAATCGAGAGGGGAATGCTTGGAATGCCGCCTCTCACGAGGTGGATGATGGTGGCGTCCGTATTGCCGCCGGTGCCGACTTCCAGCTGGTAGGGAATCTCTGCCTCTTCTGCTGCATCACGCAGCCAGCCGGCGAGTTTCCAGTCGGCCATCAGGCCACGGCCCTGTGCACTGACAAGAACCAGCACCGGCCCTTTTCCCATCACCGGGCTTGCTTCTTTCTTGGTGACGCCGGGGTGGTCGCCGGGGATGGTCACGTCAGTGGCAATCGCACAGTCGGGGTCAAGAGTGAATGCACTGACCTTTGCCCCTTTCAGGCCGAGTTCTTCCTGCACGGTGAAGACGCCGTAGATAGTGTGGGGACTGGTGGTCTCTTTGAGTGCCTTGATGAGGAGTGCGACACCGACACGGTTGTCGAGCGCCTTGCCGGTGACCCGGTTGTTGGCAAGTTCGGTGAACTCCCGGTCAATGGTGACCGGTGTGCCTATTTCAATGCCCAGGTTTGCGACGTCTTCAGCGGATGTGGCCCCGATATCGATGAAGAAATCTTCGATCTTCACTTCTTTCTTCCGGTCCTCAGGAGAGAGCAGGTGGGGTGGCTTTGCCCCGATGACTCCGGCGACAGGCCCCTTCTTTCCGTGGAGGATGACGCGCTGGGTATAGAGTACCGGTCCAAACCATCCGCCGATGGGGACAAACCGGATGAATCCTTCATCGTCAATATACTGCACCATCAGGCCGATCTCGTCCATGTGGGACGCCACCATGACCTTAAAGTCACCCCCGCGCCGGATGGCAACGAGGTTGCCCATGGCGTCTTCGGTAAATTCGTCCACATGACCTGCCAGTTCGGTCCGGATAATTTCACGGACGGAACCTTCATAGCTGGAGAGTCCGTGGGCATCTGAGAGTTGTTTGAGGAGTTCTTTTACCATAGTATCTTCACTGTCCTTCTAAATTGTCTGAATGCGTTCGAGTGCTGATTTGATATCGTTTCGTGAGGCCGCATAGCTGAACCTCGCGTATCCGGCAGACCGTTCGCCGAATGCGTCCCCCGGGATGATGACGACGCCTGCATCGATGATGGCGCGGAAGGTCTCAGGCTCCATCGGAACGAACATATAGAATGCGCCGTCCGGTTTGGGGAACACAAATCCGCAGTCTGAGAGGCCGTTGTAAAGCATATCCCGGCGTACCCGGTATTCATCCCGCATCGCAGTGACACAGGCATTGTCACCGGTGTATGCTGCAAGTGCTGCATACTGGGAGATGGAGGTGGCGCAGGTCTGGCAGTTCTGGTGCACCTTGATGGCCTCTTCTATGACCTCTCCGGGGCCTGCCATAAATCCAAGGCGCCATCCGGTCATGGAATAGGTTTTGCTGGTGGCATTGATGGTGATGACGTCATCTCCATACCGGGCAGCGCTGTAATGTGTTTTGTCATAGACAAAGTGTTCATAGACCTCATCCGAGATGATGGTGACACCATGGTCGTTGCCGTACTCAACGATGGCACGGATGGTCTCTTCATCCTCCACGGTGCCGGTCGGATTGCCCGGTGAGTTGAGCACAAAGACACGGGCACCGTCCATCTGCTCCTTGCACGCCTCTACGTCAAGGCGAAGGTCCGGTGTCAGGGGGACCCCTTCCGGCCGGCCGCCGGCAAGCACGGTGCATGCTTCATAGGAGACAAATCCGGGGTCCTGGAAGAGCACCCGTTCTCCCTCCCTGACCAGTGTGGTGATTGCCACAAAGAGTGCCTCACCGGCACCGGCAGTGACGATAACCTCGCCGGGGGTGTGGGATATGCCGTTTTCCCGTGCAAGTTTGCTGCATATTGCCTCGCGCAGTTCGGGCAGGCCGTAGTTAAAGGTATAGCCGGTATGGTTGTTTCGTATTGCCGCTATTCCTGCCTCTTTGATATGCTCCGGTGTCGGGAGATCCGGCTGGCCGATGCCGAGATTGATGGCATCGGGTGATGCAGACTGGAAAAATTTCCGTATTCCTGACATCTCGACATCCCGTACGCGCTGTGAAATCCGCCCTGTATATGTGGCCATCTCTTCACCTATTCGATGTTTGCATGCCTGCCTTTGAGGTCTTTTTCTTCGCACTGGGTAATCTCCATGATAGACGAAACGATGGCATCGGAGAATACCATGGCTGTCGTCTCAAAGATGGTGCCCAGTGGTGCAAAGGAGCGGTGTTCTCCACGCATCTGCCTCACTTCATACTCAGCCGATTCGTCTTTGACATTATCACGGTGGCTTTCTATCACTGCAACACAGTCGGCAATCCGTCCGATGCGTGAGTCCTTATTTGATGTCACCAGGCAGAGCCGTCCGCCGATGGATTTGGCGGTCTCACAGAGTTCAGCGATGGATTTGGTTTCCCCTGACCCTGAGTAGGCCACAATGGTGTCCCCCTCTTTCATGGCGGGGGTGATCGTCTCACCGACGACATAGGAATGCATCCCGAGATGCATTAACCGCATGGCAAATGCCTTTGCGACGAGGCCTGATCTGCCCGCCCCCATCACATAAATCCGTTTGGCACCGAGCAGTTCATCGATGAACTGGCCGACACCCTCATTTGAGAGTGAGTCGGCAGTTGATGAAATGGTGGCCGCCATCAGTTTCATCATGTCCTGTACATTGCCTGCATAGCACTCATTCATAGCACCGTAAGTATTCCCGATAAACTACATCAGCGTTGCGAAACCGGTGGAGAAGGAAGAAGGTTTCCGGGTGGACCTCCTGTATGGTTTCCTCAGGGGAGTCTCTCCTGTTCGTGCACGTTTTTATGGCAGTATACAGAACATAAATATATATGGATCTCACGTCGCTCACCCCGTATTACCAGCGGGAGGGGGCTGCACTGTACTGCGCTGACTGCAGGGATCTGCTGCGGAGTATGCCGGCATCATCCGTGGATATGATCTTTGCTGACCCCCCGTACAATCTCTCCAACGGCGGGTTTACCTGCCAGGCCGGGAGGCAGGTATCGGTGGACAAGGGTGAATGGGATGCCTCCAACGGGTTTGCAGACGATTTTTCCTTTCATCAGGACTGGATTGCTGCCTGCCGGCGTGTATTGAAAGATGAAGGGACCCTGTGGGTCTCAGGGACCTACCATTCTATATATGCATGCGGCTATGCCCTGCAGAGCGCGGGATTTCATATTTTAAATGACATCTGCTGGTTCAAGCCGAATGCACCACCAAACCTCTCGGGGCGGTATTTCACGGCAAGCCACGAGACGATCATATGGGCACGGAAATCACCTGACGCCCGCCATACATTCAATTATCAGGATATGAAAGGGGGGGAGTGGCATGAGGCAGATACGCTCAAAAAAGACGGGAAACAGATGCGTTCCGTCTGGTCGCTGCCGGCGCCGCGCAAGCGGGAGAAGGCCCACGGGAAACATCCGACTCAAAAACCGCTCTCCCTTTTGAACCGTATTGTCCTTGCGGCAACAAACCCCGGAGATCTGGTGGTGGACCCCTTTAGCGGCAGCTCGACCACTGGCATTGCTGCCGTTTCCCACGGGCGGCGCTTCATCGGCTCTGATATCAGCCGTGAATATCTTGACATCTCTGTCTGCCGGTTTGAAGAACTGCCCGAACGGTAAAAAGGAAAAATGGATTATTTCTGTTTTTCAATCTCTTCTTCGACTTCGTCGTATCCTTCTTTGTAGAAGCCCTCTTCATCGGGTGCGAGGTGATGGAGCAGGCGGAGGAATTCACCGGCATGCACTTTCTCTTCGTCTGCGATGTCGCGGAGCACTTCCTGTGCAAGTTTGTTGTCTGTTGACTCTGCAAGCTGGACATAAAGCTGGATGGCCTCATACTCTGCTGCCACCATGAAGCGGATTGCACGGATGAGTTCTTCGTCGGTCAGTTTCCTGTCAGCTTTCATTCCTGAGAATGGTGATCCAAATTCCGGCATTTTTTTCACGTCCTTATAGTATTCCCAATCTGTGTCCGGGCACTTAACCTTTTTGAATGGAAAAAACCGAAGAGGTATATTCATGTATCCATCCCGTTTAACCTGTTCATACGGAGACGATATGCAATGAAGAAGCAGTCATGGAACGATATTGCCGGGGACAGTATAACAGAAAAGATGCAGAGTCTTGGAATAACCGTCGGAAGCAAGGCGGATATCCGGAAGCTTGCGGAGATTGCAGATGCGGTTGGGGGTGAAGCGGTGGTCTACTTTGAGAAAGACCTTGCAGAAACCTCAACCTATGAAGCTGATCTGAGGGATTTTGCGGGAGAAGAGGAATTTAATCGTCCGTTTATCCAGGCACATTCCTTTATAAAATTCGGGTCAGAGAATGATCCGACGTTTCCCGCCCGTTTACAGGAGTTTCCCCTGATGATCACCGTCATTGAGGTGGCTGAACGCCGGGAAGGTTCACGTGTTATTCCGTATATCAAAGGCCTGATGCCGTTTCTGGATGAGTTTGACGTGGACGCCGAACCCGAAGGGACGTTTATCGATTAATGGCATTTTCCCTGTTTTTGGGAATTTTTTATTGTAGAGCAGTGGCAATAGCAGGCAGTAATACAGGACGGGGTAACGATGAGAGAGGATGATATTCGCAGCATTACCACTTCAGGTGAACAGATCCGGGTGGTAAATCCGGCTACCGGAGGCGTGGTTGGTGAGGTGCCTGCGGGAGGGAAAGCGGCCGTGGCTGCTGCTGTTGACGCAGCTGAGGCTGCTCAGGCCGGATGGGCGAAGCGGGACCCCCGTGAACGGGGGAAGATTCTTGGGGAGGGTGCCCGAATCATCCGGGCGCAGACGGATGCACTTGCTGCCCTGCTGACCGCAGAACAGGGCAAACCGCTGCATGAGGCACGAAATGAGATACAGGGATGTGCAAATGTCCTTGAGTATTATCATTCGGTTTCCGGGTCTATCCGGGGGGAGTGCCTGCCACTCTCGTCGTACGGTCTTGCCTATGTCCTCAAAGAACCGGTCGGTGTCTGCGGTGCAATCATCCCGTGGAATATGCCGGTGCTTATATTTGCGTGGAAATTGTGCCCGCCACTTGTAGCAGGCAATGCTGTTGTGGTGAAACCGGCAAGCTCCACGCCGCTTACAACGATGCGGATTGCAGATATTCTGGAGGCAGCAGGCCTTCCCGCAGGAGTGCTTCAGGTGGTGACCGGTACCGGAGCTTCGGCGGGGGCTGCTCTTGCGGCCACCCCTTCCCTCGGTCATCTTTCGTTTACCGGCGACACAAAGACGGGAGAAGAGGTGTCTCAGGCTGCGGGGAGAAACGGGGTGCCGGTCACTCTGGAGCTGGGCGGCAGTGACGCGATGATTGTCTGCCGTGATGCCGATCTCCATGCGGCAGCGGCCGGTGCTGTTGCCGGCCGGTTCTACAACTGCGGCCAGACCTGCACGGCAGTAAAACGCGTGATCGTTGATGCATCCGTCAAAGAGCAGTTTACCCGTATGCTCTGTGAGAAGGCAGCAGGTATTGCGGTGGGAGACGGCAGCCGGCCGGGTGTGGGCATGGGGCCGCTGAACAATGCACCGGCACGGGACGGCATCCGCCGGATGGTGGACGCCTGCCTCTCTGCCGGTGAAGGCACCCTTCTCTGCGGCGGCGGCATCCCGGATGGTGCGCATTACGAAAAAGGTCTCTTCTATGAACCAACCATCGTGTCCGATCTCCCGGATGACTCTGTGCTTCTGAACACCGAAGTGTTCGGGCCGGTGTTGCCGGTCATCTCCGCTGAAAGTCTGGATGATGCCATCCGAATCGCAAACAGTACTCGCTATGGTCTGGGTGCCTCGGTCTGGACCCATGATATTAAAACCGCTATGCTGGCCTCCTCACAGCTTGATGCAGGGATAGTGTGGGTGAACCAGCACCTGAGAATTCCTCCGGATGTGCCGTTTGGGGGCATGAAAGCAAGCGGGACGGGAAGAGAGAACGGATCGGGTGCCTTTGACCCCTACCTGCGGTCAAAGACCGTGCTTGTCAGGTCATGATTGGTCTGTCCTGAGCCGTTTTTCATGGCAGATCTGCTGAGATATACTATCAGATATAAGTGAGAGAACCAGAGAATGAAGATCATTTCGTGGAATGTAAACGGCATCCGGGCAGTAGCACGGAAAGGAACCCTGCAGGAGGTATTCACTGGTGAACAGCCGGATGTGCTCTGCCTGCAGGAGACAAAGGCTCATCCGGATCAGCTGACCGGAAATATGCGTCATCCGAAAGGATATTTCTCGTATTTCTCCTGGGCAGAAAAGAAGGGATATAGCGGGGTCGCGACATTTTCCCGCGATGAGGTGCTGTCTGTGCGGACAGACTTTGCTGAGCCGGGGTTCGGGGGTGAGGGGCGGATTCTTGTCACCGAACACCCGGATTTTTTGTTGTACAACATTTATTTCCCGAATGGCAAGGCATCAGCTGAGCGCCTCAGCTACAAGATGGACTTCTATGAAGCCTGCCTCCGGGATGCGGTGGCAGAGGTGGATGGCGGCAGCAATGTCATTATCTGCGGTGATGTGAATACTGCCCATACCGAGCTTGATCTGGCACGCCCAAAGGAGAATGCAAAGATATCCGGTTTTTTGCCGGAGGAGCGTGCCTGGATTGACCGGCTTATTGACGCCGGGTTTACGGATACTTTTCGCCTCTTTGAGAAGAATGGCGGGCATTACTCGTGGTGGGACCTGAAATCACGGGCACGGGAGCGGAATGTCGGATGGCGGATTGATTATTTCTTTGTCAATGAGGCACTGGTGGGCAGGGTTGCTGTTTCATCGCATCTGACAGAGATATATGGGTCTGATCACTGTCCTGTCTGTCTGGAAGTGGATGAATGAGTTTCTTCCTGTTTTTTCGTGAAGGTGGAAGCAGAAAGTTTTGTGACGTCATCTCTGGTGTCAGAATGCCTCTCACATCTTCCTGCACCTCTTTTTGCAGGGACAATATGTGCGAAATGTCCTCCCGATGGAGGATCTAAAAAAAGGTAGTTGATTATTCCTGTGTTCCGGTATAGATTGCCAGTGCGTCATCAACGGAGGCACCATCAATCGTGAGTGCAGAGACAGCATTGCACATCCGCACTGCTTCATCCAGGGGCTTCTGGTGGATGTTTCGCCCGGTTGCATTCCCTGCACATCCGCCGGTGTGGAGTTGGTCATAGAGCTGTTTGAGGAATGCTTCTCCGGAGACACTGGATCCGCCTGCACAGACAACCTTTGTCCTGCCGGCAGCCATTGTTGCCTCTCTGAGCATCTCTGCTGAAGAAACACCGTCTTTTTTGGGTGCATTGACCTTCACAAAGTCACTGCCCAGCGTTGCTGCGACTCCGGTTGCTCCTGCAATGAGGTGGGGATCTTTCTCGTCACCGACAGCAGCGCCCCGGGGATAGATCCAGAGAACGGTCAAAAGGCCATGAGCGTGCGCCTCTGCAATGAGCTGTGCTGCTTCACGCAGCATCCGTGCCTCTTTCTCACTGCCCAGATAAATGGTATACCCGATGCCGACAATGTCGAGTCCTGTGCGGTTTCTCAGGTCGACAACCTGCTGAACAGTAAAAATCTGCGGACTAAAGGGGTCTTTTTGGGAGGTCTTGACAAGATGGGTCTTGGAGTTCATCTTGACGAGATACGGGATGTCCGGATAGTCCATTGCATACCGGTTAATCAGGCCCAGCTGGGTTGCAAAGACACCGATTCTGCTCTCCTGTGCAATCCGGAAGAGATGTTCAGGATCAGCGTCATCTGCTGCGATGCCTTCGCCATAGAAATCATCGTTCAGGTGCTCCACCTTCTGGTCACCGGCAAAGAGCATCAGGTTGCCTGAGCCCTGGGTGACTAACAGGTAGTTATCAATATAGGTGGCTTTGGCTGACTCCGGCACATCGAGCGGAACCAGAACCGTACATTCATCGGTCATACCTCATCCTATCATTTGGGAAATACTTATTGTTTGCCAGACGCACCGGTGTCCCGGTGCCGGAAAATGGGGATTTTCATGGATTATGTGTACGTATCCGGGAGTTTCTTCCCTGTTTTCCTCTCCCATACGGCAGTGGCCGCAGGGGATGCGGCAACAATTCTTCGGGCAGTGTTATAGACACTGGGTGTTGTCTGTGGGTTGGTTGCATCCAGCAGATGCAGCAGAATTTCTATGAGCGGGGCCTGATGTTCTTCTTTCATCCGGTCCAGATTGCCGAATACGGCAAGCATCGTGGCGGTGCTGTACTCGTTGACCGGTGCAAGGGTAAGGAGAATTTCTTCGAACAGGGTTCTCCCTTCCGGTGTCTCGAGGGAGATCTTTTTGTTCTGGGCAAATCTGCCGAAGAGTGCCCGCTGGTCGTTGGCCATCTCAAGGCTGAAACTCTCAGAGGCGGCTGCATCGCGTATGAATCCGATATCTGCAGCGGATGCAATGCCGGCAAGGGAGCCCAGATATGTCTCCCAGGCAACAGGATTCTTCCGTGACGTTTCGTAAAAGTCGCGGATGATTGCTGAACGTTTAGCATAGCTACTGTTTATTATATGACTAAATGCCGTGACCCTGTCTGTTGCCGTCGTCCCTTCCCGGTACTGGCGGATGAGGATGTCGTGCACGTCCGGCGTGTCCATGGCTGCGAGGAAAAGGAGTGCGGTGTTTTTAACCTGCCGCCGCTTTAGGCGGGTGACATCCCCTGCGATTCCGTCCGGACAGTTGACCTCTGCTGCATAAGCGGAGTACACATCCGCTATAAGGGTCCCGTGCCGTTCTGCAGTGGCCTGTATCAGCCGTCTGCGTGCCTGATAGAGGTCAGCGTAGCGGTGGGCATAGCGCTCGTCCCCGACAGCGTCAAAGATGGTCAGAAAGAGTCCGCCTGCCTCTGAAAGAAGCGTTTCATCAGAGAAGAGGTCTGCAATAAGGTCGGTGAGAGCACTATTAACCGGTGCCCCGGTGTCTTCCATCAGGCGGATGATCTCTGTTTCACAAAGACGCGTGAATGCCATAAAGCGGCCGGTGATGTCATCATCCAGTGTCGCCTGCAGGCAGAGTGCCTCCGTGCCGGGTTCATACTCAAGCCTGCCGTAGAAGGCAGCCTCGCGGTTCAGGGAGACGAATGCCGGTGCATCCGTTTCCGGAATGACAATGGTATGGTTCGGCGTATTCATCCGGAAACAGCCGGATGCGTTTTTTTCTCCTGAATGACTGAAGATGGCATATGTGACCGGCACCTCCCATTCTTTTTTATCGGACCGCTCTTTCCGGTGAAATGAGAGTGTCAGCTCCTGGTTAGCGGCATCATATTGGTGTGCGGCAGTGATGACGGGGTAGCCGGTCTGCGTCAGCCAGCTCTCTGCGAAATCAGCAAAATGTTGTCCGGA
This window harbors:
- a CDS encoding exodeoxyribonuclease III: MKIISWNVNGIRAVARKGTLQEVFTGEQPDVLCLQETKAHPDQLTGNMRHPKGYFSYFSWAEKKGYSGVATFSRDEVLSVRTDFAEPGFGGEGRILVTEHPDFLLYNIYFPNGKASAERLSYKMDFYEACLRDAVAEVDGGSNVIICGDVNTAHTELDLARPKENAKISGFLPEERAWIDRLIDAGFTDTFRLFEKNGGHYSWWDLKSRARERNVGWRIDYFFVNEALVGRVAVSSHLTEIYGSDHCPVCLEVDE
- a CDS encoding aldolase: MTDECTVLVPLDVPESAKATYIDNYLLVTQGSGNLMLFAGDQKVEHLNDDFYGEGIAADDADPEHLFRIAQESRIGVFATQLGLINRYAMDYPDIPYLVKMNSKTHLVKTSQKDPFSPQIFTVQQVVDLRNRTGLDIVGIGYTIYLGSEKEARMLREAAQLIAEAHAHGLLTVLWIYPRGAAVGDEKDPHLIAGATGVAATLGSDFVKVNAPKKDGVSSAEMLREATMAAGRTKVVCAGGSSVSGEAFLKQLYDQLHTGGCAGNATGRNIHQKPLDEAVRMCNAVSALTIDGASVDDALAIYTGTQE